In Anomalospiza imberbis isolate Cuckoo-Finch-1a 21T00152 unplaced genomic scaffold, ASM3175350v1 scaffold_105, whole genome shotgun sequence, the following are encoded in one genomic region:
- the CTDNEP1 gene encoding LOW QUALITY PROTEIN: CTD nuclear envelope phosphatase 1 (The sequence of the model RefSeq protein was modified relative to this genomic sequence to represent the inferred CDS: deleted 2 bases in 2 codons) encodes MMRSQCLLGLRSFVAFAAKLWSFVLYLLRRQVRTVIQYQTVRYDVLPLSPISRNRLNQVKRKILVLDLDETLIHSHHDGVLRPTVRPGTPPDFILKVVIDKHPVRFFVHKRPHVDFFLEVVSQWYELVVFTASMEIYGCAVADKLDNNRSILNRRYYRQHCTLELGSYIKDLSVVHSDLSSIVILDNSPGAYRSHPDNAIPIKSWFSDPGDTALLNLLPMLDALRFTADVRSVLSRNLHQHRLW; translated from the exons ATGATGCGGAGCCAGTGCCTGCTCGGCCTCCGCTCCTTCGTGGCCTTCGCCGCCAAACTCTGGAGCTTCGTGCTGTACCTGCTGCGGAGGCAGGTCCGCACC GTGATCCAGTACCAGACCGTGCGCTACGACgtcctgcccctgtcccccatCTCCAGGAACCGCCTGA ACCAGGTGAAGAGGAAGATCCTGGTGCTGGACCTGGACGAGACGCTGATCCACTCCCACCACGACGGCGTCCTGAGGCCCACGGTGCGGCCCGGGACGCCCCCCGACTTCATCCTCAAG gtggTGATCGACAAACACCCCGTGAGGTTCTTCGTGCACAAGCGGCCCCACGTGGATTTCTTCCTGGAGGTG GTGAGCCAGTGGTACGAGCTGGTGGTGTTCACGGCCAGCATGGAGATCTAC GGCTGCGCCGTGGCCGACAAGCTGGACAACAACCGCAGCATCCTCAACCGCCGCTACTACCGGcag CACTGCacgctggagctg ggcagttaCATCAAGGACCTGTCGGTGGTGCACAGCGACCTGTCCAGCATCGTCATCCTGGACAACTCACCTGGCGCCTACCGCAGCCACCCAG ACAACGCCATCCCCATCAAGTCGTGGTTCAGTGACCCCGGGGACACGGCCCTGCTCaacctgctgcccatgctggaCGCGCTCAG GTTCACGGCCGACGTTCGCTCCGTGCTGAGCCGCAACCTCCACCAGCACCGCCTGTGGTGa